From Tiliqua scincoides isolate rTilSci1 chromosome 2, rTilSci1.hap2, whole genome shotgun sequence, the proteins below share one genomic window:
- the MBD4 gene encoding methyl-CpG-binding domain protein 4 isoform X2 — protein MSDQKATEQPEGSDLRNTQVTESINKEGGQLVAAAGECLGPKKDHAETTAENSVWCKEDGTYVSLVASHRSAPEGWEKMIKQRQTGKTAGKYDICFISPQGMKFRSKRALLGYFKKSGESVLKIEDFDFTAPVQKRKPPGTQGSSRGTAGLAVQNDSSSSRILDCGLQSSEGGYVSSLQNKTFELQATAGEMDNMPICLLNGYTTDNNSKDCFLKTKENGTAGRRIQIKKARNISETNSHNAQNKRRRKLSNKKEGTADVKKARQKVDIRAINDVSTGDWKEYKIGSRRRKMHLKDELLISEPKLEVNVKPIATTLELGTEVEGPNRVGRLTVDQNLSELEKDRMPSESQDSEFAPKLDVNVSQTCDKKCFTSVKENHVRRTHIERRKTSPYFSNKIIKEALSPPRRKAFRKWTPPRSPFDLVQETLFHDPWKLLIATIFLNKTSAKMAIPVLWEFLKKYPSPTVARTASWEEMAELLKPLGLYELRAKTIIKFSDEYLVKQWKYPIELYGIGKYGNDSYRIFCVNEWKEVQPQDHKLNEYHAWLWENHEKLNLN, from the exons ATGTCAGATCAGAAGGCGACAGAGCAACCTGAGGGCAG TGATTTAAGGAATACACAGGTGACTGAAAGTATAAACAAAGAGGGGGGACAGCTTGTCGCAGCAGCAGGAGAATGTCTGGGTCCTAAGAAAGATCATGCTGAGACCACTGCAGAAAATTCAGTTTGGTGTAAAGAAGATGGAACATATGTATCTTTAGTGGCTTCCCACAGAAGTGCTCCTGAAGGATGGGAGAAGATGATAAAGCAAAGGCAGACTGGCAAAACCGCAGGAAAATACGACATTTGTTTTATCAG TCCTCAAGGAATGAAATTCAGATCCAAGCGTGCTCTTCTGGGTTATTTTAAAAAGAGTGGAGAGTCTGTTCTTAAAATAGAAGATTTTGACTTTACTGCTCCTGTTCAGAAGAGAAAGCCGCCAGGAACCCAAGGATCTAGCAGAGGAACTGCAGGACTAGCAGTACAGAATGACAGTTCTAGCAGCCGGATTCTAGATTGTGGTTTACAAAGTAGTGAAGGGGGATATGTGTCTTCTCTGCAAAATAAAACTTTTGAATTGCAAGCCACTGCAGGGGAGATGGACAACATGCCCATCTGTTTGCTGAATGGGTACACCACAGATAATAACTCAAAggactgttttttaaaaaccaaagaaAATGGTACAGCTGGAAGAAGAATTCAAATTAAGAAAGCCAGAAATATATCAGAAACGAATTCACACAATGCCCAGAACAAAAGACGGAGAAAACTGTCGAATAAAAAAGAAGGGActgcagatgttaaaaaagccaGACAAAAAGTTGACATACGTGCTATTAATGATGTGAGTACTGGTGATTGGAAAGAGTACAAGATTGGCTCAAGAAGAAGGAAAATGCACTTGAAGGATGAACTACTGATTTCTGAGCCAAAATTGGAAGTGAACGTTAAGCCCATTGCAACAACCTTGGAATTAGGCACAGAAGTTGAAGGTCCCAACAGGGTGGGCCGTCTGACAGTTGATCAAAATCTTTCAGAATTGGAAAAGGATCGAATGCCTTCAGAGAGCCAAGATTCAGAATTTGCTCCTAAGTTGGATGTTAATGTTTCACAGACGTGTGACAAGAAATGTTTTACATCTGTAAAAG AGAACCATGTTCGAAGAACCCACATAGAAAGAAGAAAAACCAGTCCATATTTTTCCAATAAAATCATCAAAGAAG CTCTGAGCCCACCTCGAAGGAAGGCATTTCGGAAATGGACTCCACCTCGATCTCCTTTCGATTTGGTCCAAGAAACTCTCTTTCATGATCCGTGGAAGCTTCTAATTGCAACCATATTTCTGAACAAGACTTCAG CTAAGATGGCCATCCCTGTACTGTGGGAATTTTTGAAGAAATATCCTTCACCTACAGTAGCTAGAACTGCTAGTTGGGAGGAAATGGCAGAGCTGCTTAAACCTCTTGGCCTGTATGAACTCAGAGCAAAGACCATCATCAAATTTTCAG ATGAATATTTGGTCAAGCAATGGAAATACCCTATTGAGCTATATGGGATTGGAAAATATGGAAATGATTCTTATAGAATCTTCTGTGTCAATGAATGGAAAGAG GTACAACCACAGGACCATAAACTGAATGAATATCATGCCTGGCTTTGGGAAAACCATGAGAAGCTGAATCTTAATTAA
- the MBD4 gene encoding methyl-CpG-binding domain protein 4 isoform X3 — protein MKTAGIAILDRTHQSDLRNTQVTESINKEGGQLVAAAGECLGPKKDHAETTAENSVWCKEDGTYVSLVASHRSAPEGWEKMIKQRQTGKTAGKYDICFISPQGMKFRSKRALLGYFKKSGESVLKIEDFDFTAPVQKRKPPGTQGSSRGTAGLAVQNDSSSSRILDCGLQSSEGGYVSSLQNKTFELQATAGEMDNMPICLLNGYTTDNNSKDCFLKTKENGTAGRRIQIKKARNISETNSHNAQNKRRRKLSNKKEGTADVKKARQKVDIRAINDVSTGDWKEYKIGSRRRKMHLKDELLISEPKLEVNVKPIATTLELGTEVEGPNRVGRLTVDQNLSELEKDRMPSESQDSEFAPKLDVNVSQTCDKKCFTSVKENHVRRTHIERRKTSPYFSNKIIKEDEYLVKQWKYPIELYGIGKYGNDSYRIFCVNEWKEVQPQDHKLNEYHAWLWENHEKLNLN, from the exons ATGAAGACTGCAGGAATTGCCATCTTGGATAGAACACACCAAAG TGATTTAAGGAATACACAGGTGACTGAAAGTATAAACAAAGAGGGGGGACAGCTTGTCGCAGCAGCAGGAGAATGTCTGGGTCCTAAGAAAGATCATGCTGAGACCACTGCAGAAAATTCAGTTTGGTGTAAAGAAGATGGAACATATGTATCTTTAGTGGCTTCCCACAGAAGTGCTCCTGAAGGATGGGAGAAGATGATAAAGCAAAGGCAGACTGGCAAAACCGCAGGAAAATACGACATTTGTTTTATCAG TCCTCAAGGAATGAAATTCAGATCCAAGCGTGCTCTTCTGGGTTATTTTAAAAAGAGTGGAGAGTCTGTTCTTAAAATAGAAGATTTTGACTTTACTGCTCCTGTTCAGAAGAGAAAGCCGCCAGGAACCCAAGGATCTAGCAGAGGAACTGCAGGACTAGCAGTACAGAATGACAGTTCTAGCAGCCGGATTCTAGATTGTGGTTTACAAAGTAGTGAAGGGGGATATGTGTCTTCTCTGCAAAATAAAACTTTTGAATTGCAAGCCACTGCAGGGGAGATGGACAACATGCCCATCTGTTTGCTGAATGGGTACACCACAGATAATAACTCAAAggactgttttttaaaaaccaaagaaAATGGTACAGCTGGAAGAAGAATTCAAATTAAGAAAGCCAGAAATATATCAGAAACGAATTCACACAATGCCCAGAACAAAAGACGGAGAAAACTGTCGAATAAAAAAGAAGGGActgcagatgttaaaaaagccaGACAAAAAGTTGACATACGTGCTATTAATGATGTGAGTACTGGTGATTGGAAAGAGTACAAGATTGGCTCAAGAAGAAGGAAAATGCACTTGAAGGATGAACTACTGATTTCTGAGCCAAAATTGGAAGTGAACGTTAAGCCCATTGCAACAACCTTGGAATTAGGCACAGAAGTTGAAGGTCCCAACAGGGTGGGCCGTCTGACAGTTGATCAAAATCTTTCAGAATTGGAAAAGGATCGAATGCCTTCAGAGAGCCAAGATTCAGAATTTGCTCCTAAGTTGGATGTTAATGTTTCACAGACGTGTGACAAGAAATGTTTTACATCTGTAAAAG AGAACCATGTTCGAAGAACCCACATAGAAAGAAGAAAAACCAGTCCATATTTTTCCAATAAAATCATCAAAGAAG ATGAATATTTGGTCAAGCAATGGAAATACCCTATTGAGCTATATGGGATTGGAAAATATGGAAATGATTCTTATAGAATCTTCTGTGTCAATGAATGGAAAGAG GTACAACCACAGGACCATAAACTGAATGAATATCATGCCTGGCTTTGGGAAAACCATGAGAAGCTGAATCTTAATTAA
- the MBD4 gene encoding methyl-CpG-binding domain protein 4 isoform X1 yields MKTAGIAILDRTHQSDLRNTQVTESINKEGGQLVAAAGECLGPKKDHAETTAENSVWCKEDGTYVSLVASHRSAPEGWEKMIKQRQTGKTAGKYDICFISPQGMKFRSKRALLGYFKKSGESVLKIEDFDFTAPVQKRKPPGTQGSSRGTAGLAVQNDSSSSRILDCGLQSSEGGYVSSLQNKTFELQATAGEMDNMPICLLNGYTTDNNSKDCFLKTKENGTAGRRIQIKKARNISETNSHNAQNKRRRKLSNKKEGTADVKKARQKVDIRAINDVSTGDWKEYKIGSRRRKMHLKDELLISEPKLEVNVKPIATTLELGTEVEGPNRVGRLTVDQNLSELEKDRMPSESQDSEFAPKLDVNVSQTCDKKCFTSVKENHVRRTHIERRKTSPYFSNKIIKEALSPPRRKAFRKWTPPRSPFDLVQETLFHDPWKLLIATIFLNKTSAKMAIPVLWEFLKKYPSPTVARTASWEEMAELLKPLGLYELRAKTIIKFSDEYLVKQWKYPIELYGIGKYGNDSYRIFCVNEWKEVQPQDHKLNEYHAWLWENHEKLNLN; encoded by the exons ATGAAGACTGCAGGAATTGCCATCTTGGATAGAACACACCAAAG TGATTTAAGGAATACACAGGTGACTGAAAGTATAAACAAAGAGGGGGGACAGCTTGTCGCAGCAGCAGGAGAATGTCTGGGTCCTAAGAAAGATCATGCTGAGACCACTGCAGAAAATTCAGTTTGGTGTAAAGAAGATGGAACATATGTATCTTTAGTGGCTTCCCACAGAAGTGCTCCTGAAGGATGGGAGAAGATGATAAAGCAAAGGCAGACTGGCAAAACCGCAGGAAAATACGACATTTGTTTTATCAG TCCTCAAGGAATGAAATTCAGATCCAAGCGTGCTCTTCTGGGTTATTTTAAAAAGAGTGGAGAGTCTGTTCTTAAAATAGAAGATTTTGACTTTACTGCTCCTGTTCAGAAGAGAAAGCCGCCAGGAACCCAAGGATCTAGCAGAGGAACTGCAGGACTAGCAGTACAGAATGACAGTTCTAGCAGCCGGATTCTAGATTGTGGTTTACAAAGTAGTGAAGGGGGATATGTGTCTTCTCTGCAAAATAAAACTTTTGAATTGCAAGCCACTGCAGGGGAGATGGACAACATGCCCATCTGTTTGCTGAATGGGTACACCACAGATAATAACTCAAAggactgttttttaaaaaccaaagaaAATGGTACAGCTGGAAGAAGAATTCAAATTAAGAAAGCCAGAAATATATCAGAAACGAATTCACACAATGCCCAGAACAAAAGACGGAGAAAACTGTCGAATAAAAAAGAAGGGActgcagatgttaaaaaagccaGACAAAAAGTTGACATACGTGCTATTAATGATGTGAGTACTGGTGATTGGAAAGAGTACAAGATTGGCTCAAGAAGAAGGAAAATGCACTTGAAGGATGAACTACTGATTTCTGAGCCAAAATTGGAAGTGAACGTTAAGCCCATTGCAACAACCTTGGAATTAGGCACAGAAGTTGAAGGTCCCAACAGGGTGGGCCGTCTGACAGTTGATCAAAATCTTTCAGAATTGGAAAAGGATCGAATGCCTTCAGAGAGCCAAGATTCAGAATTTGCTCCTAAGTTGGATGTTAATGTTTCACAGACGTGTGACAAGAAATGTTTTACATCTGTAAAAG AGAACCATGTTCGAAGAACCCACATAGAAAGAAGAAAAACCAGTCCATATTTTTCCAATAAAATCATCAAAGAAG CTCTGAGCCCACCTCGAAGGAAGGCATTTCGGAAATGGACTCCACCTCGATCTCCTTTCGATTTGGTCCAAGAAACTCTCTTTCATGATCCGTGGAAGCTTCTAATTGCAACCATATTTCTGAACAAGACTTCAG CTAAGATGGCCATCCCTGTACTGTGGGAATTTTTGAAGAAATATCCTTCACCTACAGTAGCTAGAACTGCTAGTTGGGAGGAAATGGCAGAGCTGCTTAAACCTCTTGGCCTGTATGAACTCAGAGCAAAGACCATCATCAAATTTTCAG ATGAATATTTGGTCAAGCAATGGAAATACCCTATTGAGCTATATGGGATTGGAAAATATGGAAATGATTCTTATAGAATCTTCTGTGTCAATGAATGGAAAGAG GTACAACCACAGGACCATAAACTGAATGAATATCATGCCTGGCTTTGGGAAAACCATGAGAAGCTGAATCTTAATTAA